A genomic stretch from Corynebacterium terpenotabidum Y-11 includes:
- a CDS encoding non-canonical purine NTP pyrophosphatase, with the protein MRVLVASRNVKKLRELERVLDAAGVVGIELLTLRDVPEYPETPETGATFEDNALIKARDGVRYAGLPTVADDSGLCVDALNGMPGVLSARWAGGKNSPVLSVHDDSDAANNALLMAQTAEVPEERRGAGFVSACALVLPTEMATALGLEEETTVRGTWRGTLLRSPRGDNGFGYDPLFTPEETPGRSSAELAPEEKDALSHRGRALAQLVPLLRRLATVGD; encoded by the coding sequence GTGAGGGTCCTCGTCGCGTCCCGCAACGTCAAGAAGCTGCGCGAGCTGGAGCGCGTCCTCGACGCTGCCGGGGTCGTCGGTATCGAGCTGCTCACCCTGCGGGACGTCCCGGAGTACCCGGAGACCCCGGAGACCGGTGCCACCTTCGAGGACAATGCCCTGATCAAGGCCAGGGACGGGGTGCGCTACGCCGGGTTGCCGACCGTCGCCGATGACTCGGGTCTGTGCGTCGACGCGCTCAACGGCATGCCCGGCGTCCTGTCGGCGCGGTGGGCCGGCGGGAAGAATTCGCCGGTCCTGAGCGTCCACGATGATTCGGACGCGGCGAACAATGCCCTGCTCATGGCCCAGACCGCCGAGGTTCCCGAGGAACGGCGTGGCGCCGGATTCGTTTCGGCCTGTGCCCTGGTTCTGCCGACGGAGATGGCGACCGCTCTGGGGCTGGAGGAGGAGACCACCGTGCGCGGTACCTGGCGCGGCACCCTGCTGCGCAGCCCCCGGGGCGACAACGGCTTCGGCTACGATCCGCTGTTCACCCCGGAGGAGACGCCGGGCCGGTCCAGTGCCGAACTGGCCCCCGAAGAGAAGGACGCACTGTCCCACCGGGGCCGTGCGCTCGCGCAACTCGTGCCGTTGCTGCGTCGTCTGGCTACAGTGGGGGACTGA
- a CDS encoding amidohydrolase, with protein MSVSGSPSQIVQSAVNGAGQDAPAADLSWQLDLYKDLHRRPELSGAERETAARITAELARFSDWEVTTGIGGYGITAVLRNGEGPTVLYRADFDGLPVTEATGVPYASTHSQLNADGQQVMTMHACGHDAHTVSALGALEILDTTRADWSGTVIILFQPAEEIAIGAHGMVTDGLCDLVPRPDVCLDQHVLPGPAGTVYCSPGPMTTSSTTIEITLFGRGAHASMPHRGVDPVVLTAAVVMKLQTIVSRELPPNEFGVVTVASIEAGKASNVIPDSAKIALSCRFYSERWRLKAVESIKRIVRAEAVAAGCEREPEFRFLGLLAATDNDDGVFAVVRPHFDEHFGADSQDMEPWTASEDFPVIPNAFGCPYLFWTVGITPRRQWARAEAAGRLDIDIPSNHNPGFLPDPASLPVTTESAAVAVLACLAHQWLPGELPDDEWATADWAGEPTQSAAAATD; from the coding sequence GTGAGTGTGTCCGGCAGCCCGTCCCAGATCGTGCAGTCGGCGGTGAACGGTGCCGGCCAGGACGCGCCCGCCGCTGACCTCAGCTGGCAACTGGATCTCTACAAGGACCTGCACCGCCGACCCGAACTGTCCGGGGCGGAACGGGAGACCGCCGCCCGCATCACCGCTGAGCTGGCACGTTTCAGTGACTGGGAGGTCACCACCGGGATCGGCGGGTACGGTATCACCGCCGTTCTGCGCAACGGGGAGGGGCCGACGGTGCTGTACCGGGCGGACTTCGACGGCCTGCCCGTCACCGAGGCCACCGGCGTGCCCTACGCCTCGACCCATTCTCAGCTCAACGCCGACGGCCAGCAGGTGATGACCATGCACGCCTGCGGTCATGACGCGCACACCGTCAGCGCCCTCGGTGCCCTCGAGATCCTCGATACCACCCGCGCGGACTGGTCGGGCACGGTGATCATCCTGTTCCAGCCGGCGGAGGAGATCGCGATCGGGGCCCACGGTATGGTCACCGACGGACTCTGCGACCTGGTGCCGCGGCCGGATGTGTGCCTGGACCAGCATGTGCTGCCCGGGCCGGCCGGGACGGTCTACTGCTCTCCGGGGCCGATGACGACGAGTTCCACCACGATCGAGATCACCCTGTTCGGACGTGGCGCGCACGCCTCGATGCCGCACCGGGGGGTGGACCCGGTGGTTCTCACCGCGGCAGTGGTGATGAAACTGCAGACGATCGTCTCCCGCGAACTGCCGCCGAACGAGTTCGGGGTGGTGACGGTGGCGTCGATCGAGGCGGGCAAGGCGAGCAACGTCATCCCCGATTCGGCGAAGATTGCCCTGAGCTGTCGGTTCTACTCGGAGCGGTGGCGGTTGAAGGCGGTGGAGTCGATCAAACGCATCGTCCGGGCCGAGGCGGTTGCGGCAGGCTGTGAGCGGGAACCGGAGTTCCGGTTCCTCGGTCTGCTCGCTGCGACGGACAATGATGACGGTGTCTTCGCTGTGGTGCGTCCGCACTTTGACGAGCATTTCGGGGCGGATTCGCAGGACATGGAGCCGTGGACGGCATCGGAGGATTTCCCGGTGATCCCCAACGCCTTCGGCTGCCCGTACCTGTTCTGGACAGTGGGGATCACGCCGCGTCGTCAGTGGGCGCGCGCGGAGGCGGCGGGACGCCTCGACATCGACATCCCCTCGAACCACAATCCGGGGTTCCTGCCGGACCCGGCGTCCCTGCCGGTGACGACGGAGTCCGCGGCGGTGGCGGTGCTGGCCTGCCTGGCACATCAGTGGCTGCCCGGGGAACTGCCGGACGATGAGTGGGCGACCGCGGACTGGGCGGGGGAGCCGACGCAGTCCGCTGCAGCGGCGACGGACTAG
- a CDS encoding DUF3817 domain-containing protein translates to MTVPQTVTPDRKRRVEGALKRYSVMAYITGIFLLLLCLEMILKYLIFPPLDIDSPSWFTVVAIVHGWIYMAYCLTCLDLGVKARWEPAKWVTTILAGVIPVLSFILEKRRREEVAEAFGIS, encoded by the coding sequence ATGACCGTCCCCCAGACTGTCACCCCTGACCGGAAGCGACGCGTCGAAGGCGCTCTGAAACGCTACTCCGTCATGGCCTACATCACCGGTATCTTCCTGCTGCTGCTGTGCCTGGAGATGATCCTCAAATACCTGATCTTCCCCCCGCTGGACATCGACTCCCCCAGCTGGTTCACCGTCGTGGCGATCGTCCACGGCTGGATCTACATGGCCTACTGTCTGACCTGTCTCGACCTAGGCGTCAAGGCACGCTGGGAGCCTGCCAAGTGGGTCACCACCATCCTCGCCGGCGTCATCCCGGTGCTCTCCTTCATCCTGGAGAAGCGTCGCCGCGAGGAAGTCGCCGAGGCCTTCGGTATCAGCTAG
- a CDS encoding tyrosine-type recombinase/integrase produces MWSTRMAVRIARAARHEGAERVHFHTLRYFFASSLITVGRPIHEVSEVMGHSSAAMTLNVYTHILDRSGDGLRDAIGSAIGCGISAGSRHLRAVPNTES; encoded by the coding sequence ATGTGGTCTACGCGCATGGCGGTGAGGATCGCACGGGCTGCACGGCATGAGGGTGCTGAGCGGGTGCACTTCCATACGCTGCGGTACTTCTTCGCGTCCAGCTTGATTACGGTTGGACGCCCTATCCATGAGGTGAGCGAGGTGATGGGGCACAGCAGTGCTGCGATGACGCTGAATGTCTACACGCACATCCTCGACCGGAGTGGGGATGGACTGCGGGATGCAATCGGCAGCGCGATCGGGTGCGGGATTTCTGCGGGGTCACGGCACCTGAGGGCGGTGCCGAACACTGAGTCTTAG
- a CDS encoding IS3 family transposase → MWRFPRRPTYAARSRPPSAPSVRDRKLTEKICRVHKANYSIYGARKVHRAPTREGVQIGQCRVERLMRATALRGVRTGRTPLTTLPSKTPDHRPDLERRRFTADRPDQLWGADMAYIKTHSGWVYAAFVQAVFSRRFVGWQTSHSLRTDLALDAMGLWRQGAEVPRCRPAGYLRVGPSQRPRRAIRCTRPN, encoded by the coding sequence GTGTGGCGATTTCCCCGTCGACCTACTTACGCAGCGAGATCCCGACCGCCGTCGGCACCCAGTGTCCGAGACAGAAAACTCACCGAGAAGATCTGCAGAGTGCACAAGGCCAACTACAGCATCTACGGGGCTCGCAAGGTTCATCGGGCTCCGACACGGGAAGGGGTACAGATCGGCCAATGCCGGGTCGAACGGCTCATGCGTGCCACGGCACTACGCGGGGTGCGTACAGGCAGGACACCGCTGACCACGCTGCCGTCCAAGACGCCGGATCATCGACCTGACCTGGAGAGAAGACGATTCACCGCGGATCGTCCGGATCAGCTCTGGGGCGCAGACATGGCCTACATCAAGACCCACTCCGGCTGGGTGTACGCCGCGTTCGTTCAGGCTGTGTTCTCCCGGCGGTTCGTCGGATGGCAGACCTCCCACTCATTGCGCACCGATCTGGCTCTGGATGCTATGGGGCTGTGGCGCCAAGGTGCCGAGGTGCCGAGGTGCCGACCGGCGGGATACCTCCGGGTTGGTCCATCACAGCGACCGCGGCGTGCAATTCGTTGTACAAGGCCGAACTGA
- a CDS encoding MspA family porin gives MTGRHRQTSRRSRFVSITALSLAATSGIAGLMVSPASAALMDIPVFGTVEVPADIPGVTYGAPAGPVQRQITTIDGLTITLQVVGQGSGTMPSVDPLSREELVNTHLIARIDGLGDRTDVSAKLSTGYTVGYPIQLAPNGVSVSVTTPQLTVSGGINAALNPQITVSGTGGGGSIGSVGVEAGAPATVIPETTATFDVGAGGTHDLPIAETWLSSLLAEVYLGGTHVAVSNAFGPVTIRPYATLTVTTANGVYDLPVYGANTTI, from the coding sequence ATGACCGGACGTCATCGTCAAACTTCCCGCCGCAGCAGGTTCGTGTCCATCACAGCACTGTCTCTTGCCGCTACCAGCGGCATCGCGGGCTTGATGGTGTCCCCCGCTTCAGCAGCGCTGATGGATATTCCAGTCTTCGGCACTGTCGAGGTGCCCGCGGATATTCCCGGAGTAACCTATGGTGCCCCTGCTGGTCCGGTGCAACGGCAGATCACCACAATTGATGGGTTGACCATCACCCTCCAGGTTGTTGGGCAGGGCTCCGGAACAATGCCATCAGTCGACCCCCTGTCGCGGGAAGAACTGGTCAACACTCACCTGATTGCTCGGATTGATGGACTCGGGGACAGGACAGATGTCTCCGCGAAGCTCTCCACTGGCTATACGGTGGGCTACCCCATCCAACTAGCTCCCAATGGGGTATCGGTGTCAGTAACCACCCCACAGCTCACCGTCTCTGGTGGGATCAATGCGGCACTCAACCCGCAGATCACAGTGTCGGGTACCGGTGGTGGCGGTTCCATTGGTTCGGTCGGTGTGGAAGCAGGAGCACCGGCCACAGTGATTCCCGAGACCACGGCCACGTTTGATGTAGGTGCCGGTGGGACTCATGACCTGCCGATCGCGGAAACGTGGTTGTCTTCACTGCTGGCGGAGGTTTATTTGGGCGGTACTCATGTTGCGGTGTCGAATGCCTTTGGTCCGGTGACGATCCGCCCATATGCCACGTTGACAGTCACGACGGCGAATGGTGTGTATGACCTACCGGTGTACGGGGCCAACACCACCATCTAA